The window GTGGCGCGGCGCGCGCGGCTGTCGGCCGCCGGGACGACGCTGGCGGCGCGTCTGGCGCTGGAACATGGCGCCGCCTGCAATGCCGCCGGTGGCAGCCATCATGCCGGGCCGGAAGGTGGTGCGGGGTTCTGCGTCTTCAACGATGTCGCGGTAGCGGCGCGGGCGCTGCTGGATGCCGGGCAGGTGTCACGGGTCCTGATTCTCGATCTTGATGTGCATCAGGGTGACGGCACCGCCCGGATATTCGCAGACTGTCCGGCGGTGCATACCTTTTCGCTGCATGCGGAGCGCAACTACCCGGCGGTCAAGGCCGTCTCCGACGAGGATGTTGCACTGCCGGACGGTATCGGCGACGCGGCTTACCTCGCCGTTCTTGCGGGCGTGCTGCCGAAACTGCTGGCGGAGGTGCGGCCGGAAATCGTGTTCTACAATGCCGGGGTCGATCCGCATGAGGCGGACCGCCTCGGGCGTCTGTCACTGAGCGACGCCGGGCTTGCGGAGCGGGAGGCCTATGTATTTGCCACCGTGCGGACCGCTGGCATTCCTGTTGTCGGGGTGCTCGGTGGCGGCTATGACACGGACATGCCCGCCCTCGGGGCCCGCCATGCGGCGATGTTCCGGGCGGCCGCGGCGGAACTGGCGCGGGGCTGAGGAGGTACGATGCCGAAAGGAGACCATCCGCTGGACCCGCGTGGCCTGATCATGGAGGCCTATCGCATAGAGGGCATCACCCCGCAGGACTGTCGCACGATCTTCTTTGACTGGGCGATGGGTCTGGACGCGGATCAGGATTCGCGGTCGGCCGTGCTGGTCCTGCGGGACCACTATGGCCCGAAAAACCCAGACCATCCGATGACGCGTGTGCTGGAAGAGGACACCGCGAGCAAGCCGGCTTCGCGCCGCACGCGGCGGCGGAGAACGCAGCGCTGATGGTGCACGGGCTGACGATGCTCCGCGGGTTGGGGGCGGCACTCGTGGTTCTGTTCCACGTCTATTATTCGCCCGGAGATCGCAGCGGTTTTTTCATCGACCTCCTGCACCGTGGCTTTATTGGTGTGGATCTGTTCTTTGTATTGT of the Algicella marina genome contains:
- a CDS encoding histone deacetylase family protein, which produces MLPIVYHPDYMAPLKPGHRFPMSKYGYLRQSLIADGLLPQVGGYLAPAPARFSEIAACHAPDYVDRVFTQTCRPDEVRRIGLPDTERVARRARLSAAGTTLAARLALEHGAACNAAGGSHHAGPEGGAGFCVFNDVAVAARALLDAGQVSRVLILDLDVHQGDGTARIFADCPAVHTFSLHAERNYPAVKAVSDEDVALPDGIGDAAYLAVLAGVLPKLLAEVRPEIVFYNAGVDPHEADRLGRLSLSDAGLAEREAYVFATVRTAGIPVVGVLGGGYDTDMPALGARHAAMFRAAAAELARG